DNA from Elaeis guineensis isolate ETL-2024a chromosome 2, EG11, whole genome shotgun sequence:
GTTTGTTTTCTTATAGAACATACATATCAATATACATGAATGATACCTTTTCTTCCGCTTACAGGATGTCAATAGGATTTAGAGTTATACTTATTCCAATAGCAACAAAAAAACAATTGTCATATATGGGTTTTTCCTCGTATTTTTCTGTTAAGTGTAGCTATATATGGGATATCTAAGAATATCATCATTCCAGATTCTatgtttaataatattattatataatatatagttaTTAACATGCATCATACGGTCCATCAAGTGCAAAGCCATCCTAGTTGAAATATATGTGAAAGAAAAATCACCTTTTATATATTCTTTGTCGACATTTGAAGAAACTTTTTCCCCGATACCTAAATGTTGGGCTTTTGTATTATTGTCACCAGCACCCTCTTCTGCAAAGGATTGAGATTCCACGCTGTTTCCGTTATTTTCCTTCACTTGCTCGCCCACTAGCTCATTCTGTGCAGAAAGAAGACACAATAATCAACCaaagaatgaaaaataaaataataagctTTAAAATTTCCATGAAATATTACCAACAGTTTTGATATATCTTCATTATCTTCTTCAAAATTATCCATGTTTGTCTTTTCAGCAATGCCAAAGGTTTCAAAATTAATTCCAGACGTTGGTGCGCCACAAGATGTAATGGGAGTTAGAGAAGTAGCACTATCTCCGGATTGTGAATTGTCTTTAGTACTAGAATGTAATAGTTCCTTTCCCTTTCTTGTAGACTATCAAAAAaacaatttaaaaattatttattccattcaaaaaataaatatgtcatatATTAATTATAACATGCAATCAACTTGTTAGAATTATTGATCCCTAAATTTATCACTCATTTTCACATAAATAAGTTTCAAATGAATAGTAAACATAAGCCAAGAACTTACATTAGCagttcaatatttttttaaaaaaatatagaagtgAAAACAATAATAAGCAAATGATATGAGAACTTATGCTATGATTAAAATACTATTTCGACGGGCATATCATTCAATAGAACAAGATAATCTAAGAAAATGTTAATAATACTGAAAAGAACAACCTCTTCTTCTACCATAGTCGTAACCATTTCTTTTTGAACAGATGAACtactttttattaaaattattatccaaAAGACCTAGAATTAGTGGATTAATATTATTGGAATTGTCCATTACAGATACATGCAATCCTTGTGCTGGCGATTGTTCTTGTTGCCAAGTAAATGAATGGAGTTGTGGAACTTGGTTTGAACACACTAATGGTGGATTTATGCCCTTTTGTCTCACACTTGAAAAAGTTGGATCAATTACCTGTAGAGAAAATTGATATATTATCTTTATCAGTAAAAGTAACGTATGTAAGAATGTGGGAAGCAAGTAAACATTCCACAATAAACCACTTACAGAGTGAGGCCAACCAATTAGCTTATCTTGACCTGCATAAAAatgaaacatatttttttgatatagaagacataagatagaattattctagtcatACACTTAAAGACCTaaatttttatagttttttttaaCTTTGTGAACTGTAATTTCAAGAGATAGTGAATCCAATAAAATTTCAACCCACCATGGTCAAATCTCAAGAGATATTGGAACCTGAAATATATtgttatttagattataaaaggATATAAAAACAAAAATTATTAAACTATTGATGGATCTAATGAACCATGGTGTTTCAAGAAAAACTAGGTTTCTTCTATTTAATAAAACTTAGTTCTTttaatgtattatatatatatatatatatatatatatatatatatatatatatatatatatatatatatgtatatatatatatatatatatatatatatatatgtatatatatatatatatgtatatatatatatatatgtatgtatatatatatatatatatatatatatatatatatatatatatatatatatatatatatatatatatatatatatatatatatatatatatgtatatatatatatatatgtatgtatatatatatgctagACTAAGATCTATTCTCTtagtccaaatcatttgaaaaATCAGAACTTCTAGTTGCTTGGGCATCATAGAAAGTAGCCAGTTCTTCTTCATAAACTGATATAATAATACcagaaaaattataatattaagtGCATAAAAAATATAAGACAAATCAAAGTTTCATATAAACTAACTAAAAAATATTGCATAAATAAGAAGgaaacaaataaaaataatataatatattatattaaaataagattaaaaaaaaactctaagtattaaggatttttttgaaataaataaattgtAGAAGTTGCAAAAATACTAAAGTGTAATTGCTTCAACCTCCCCTGAGGAGTTATAATCTTCATTTGATTGAGTTCCCTCGATTATATAGATTAAGTAAAAAATTTAGGCACAAACTGAATAATATCAAATAATCTAGATGAATGCAAATTGATATTTGGCATACCACATAATTCCATTGGTAGAGATGTAACCAGTGGGGAATGCTTGGAACCCTGCAAAATAGACTTCTAATGCATAAGTATTGTTTGTAGCTAATTTAGTTAATTAATGATATGATGGTACACACCaaaatcatattattatttttttaatctcacATTCATTTAATAAGATAAATCAAACTAAATCTTATAATTATCATATTAATTTATAGTTTAGAACAAGGTTCCAAATAATATAAACTAATatcttgatttaaaaaaaaaaataattatagaattATAAACTTCATTCCCAAGTTTTAGCAAGTCTTTTTATATTATAGAAGTAGATAGAGGCAAATTTATATGACCATTTTGATAACTAATAtttgttaattaattataaattaatagaaCTTCATGATAACCTATGATAATCTAAAAAGTATATCTATTATTAGCACATATGAAATAATGCTTTAATTAaagattcaattattttataCATTAATTGAATcagaatatattatataaattatgaaattgAATATTTTGGAAAATGCTTACCATTTGTAGGAAGCCATCGATATTTAAATGTTGGACTTGCCTGTAACACAAAAACAATTTGCACATCATAACTTCAAATTAACCAAATAAAAATCGAACTGCATGACTTTCAGATTTGAAATTTTATGAACTATAAAAGGATATACCCAAGATGATATGTGGGTGTACTCCTGGATCGTCTGTCGTGTTGCATGTCTCTAAAGAAGTTATGTTGTCGGGGCCTTGTTTCATCTATACTAGCAAATTGACGCATCAAGGTGTGTTGCCTCTCATTCTCTTGACTTCTCATCAGAGGAAAATAATGTAAAATAGAATTATTTGATTGTAATAATGATGCCCCTTGTGGTGTCATATTGGGGTGCATTATCAATGATTGAAGCCAGAGATCTTGTTTATTTGATGTTTTAAAGGGCTCCAATATAAACTCCTGAGaagtaaaaagagaaaatatgaaatcaattgaaaaaatactttaaaaaaaaataacaaatagGGACATGACATATTTTCATAGACTAATTGGGCATAATAAGGgatgcttcaattttttttttttaccttctgGATAGTTCCTTGGCTTTCACCACTTGACTGCTTTTGAAAGTATGAGTCACTAAAGATTGACCACCAATCAAGCAGGAAATTGCTATGATAGTCATCAAGAATTTCTGAAAtaattacaaaaatatttagTTTATACACATGGATATTCCACATAATTTTATTAAGGATGCATGATCGCAATTTCACTATACAAGAGTTTGCAAAATTGATCATGAAAGGAATCTTTACCCATGAGTTCATCAGAGATGTTCACTTCATTTTTAAAAGCTTGAGCGGTAGCATGTAAGTTTTTTTTCAACAAATAATCATAGATATAATTCCTAAGCCTGCAAACAAAAATCAAACCAAAAAGGttaattttcaagatacaactagGAAAGAAAACATAAAAGATGATCAAAAATAAGAAGCAATATTACTGTCTCACATGATTTCGGGATCCTGATGTTGCAAATCCATGATCATTTGAAGAAATTTAATGAAAAGAAGAAGCTAAATCACCAAATATTATAGGCTATTAAGGTCGGGGGCGGTGAAAGGGGCAGAGGGGAGAAAGAGAATTTATACCATGCAATACTGGAGATGATCGAGAGGTGTTTATTTTAGAAGGCTTTAAGATGCATGCATTGCAAGAGCTAAAATAGGAAATTTGATGGTCACTGGATACGCTAATTTGATTTTCGAAGAAAGGTGTGATACGCTTATTCAAAGCGTGATTCACGGAAAAATGATGAGAAGAGAAAATAGGATACAAGAGCAAAAAGGAGCAATGAGGTGGATGGTGATGTTAGTGCAAGCCGTTTA
Protein-coding regions in this window:
- the LOC105052505 gene encoding uncharacterized protein, yielding MDLQHQDPEIMLRNYIYDYLLKKNLHATAQAFKNEVNISDELMEILDDYHSNFLLDWWSIFSDSYFQKQSSGESQGTIQKEFILEPFKTSNKQDLWLQSLIMHPNMTPQGASLLQSNNSILHYFPLMRSQENERQHTLMRQFASIDETRPRQHNFFRDMQHDRRSRSTPTYHLGQVQHLNIDGFLQMGSKHSPLVTSLPMELCGQDKLIGWPHSVIDPTFSSVRQKGINPPLSTRKGKELLHSSTKDNSQSGDSATSLTPITSCGAPTSGINFETFGIAEKTNMDNFEEDNEDISKLLNELVGEQVKENNGNSVESQSFAEEGAGDNNTKAQHLGIGEKVSSNVDKEYIKGTSDLGHILTREESAFGKEQILLADIHKELDCVTHLTRLTFAARQLNSESRGLASRRVLRKQHGLLN